The region ACAAGTTAGCAGAAAGTTGTACTGCATTATCACGTGTTCATGGCACCAGTGAAATAAGAGCAGCCGCATCGTGGGTTGCAGTGAGGTGCATTACAGGGAATCTCAGACTGTGGTGCTCCATGCCTTCTTTGGAATAGAAAGTGACAACTGAAAGGAGCTAAGTCTCAGTGATGCTGCATCTGAGATTATAAaccatgcttttaaaaacctgcAGGTTGCAACAGTTGTGGTTACGATTAACACGGATCCTCAAGGCTGAGGTATGTTATCCTGTACTGCCCTTCATGGATAGAGCAGATGCACCTGGTTCTGTTTCAAGGGCACTTGGTTCCATTGCACATTGCAGTTGTGCCCTATAAAACAGTACTGGTGATACAATATGATTAATTGGTGATACTGATTAATTAACAGCAAATGAGCTGTAACATGGGTTACTGCGTTCCCCATAGCATTACTGATGTGACTGTCAGCATTTAACTTCAGCTGTCTTGCCTAAGCATAGATCATGTAGTTTGGAACTTAAAGCACTGTTTAACTAAGGTGGAAACTCCAGTGTGGCTAGAAATCAATTTAGGAAGAATTAATTGTACCATGAACTAATTGCAATGAAAGCAGGTTCTGTATTAATTACTGCTCTGCATTTAAACAGCTGGTGTTCCATTTATTGGAGAACAGCCACAATTTATTAAGTCTAATGTTTGCTACATTGGAATTACATGTTATACTAACCTGGcttcttttattgaaaaaattTAGTAGctgaaataattactttctaCTTAAAACTTTTACTAAAAATCCCCCTACTAGAGGGGTAGCAAATTAATGTATGACTGTttgatattaaacagaactttACATCAGCAGAATTTTATTAGATGTCACATGCTTGTCTTATTTTGTGGCTTCCAAATATACATTTATACCATAACTTTGAGTAGAGATGATCTTAAATGGGAAGATTTTGATGTATTGAAAGTTTTCTCTAGATCAGGTAATGGCTAATCTAGATCACGTGATTTCTGTCAAAATACAACATAGTGAATTTCATATAACTATTTGTAGTTTATGTACTGCATCTTCCATTTAACAATTCCCTGTGTAATGTGACTGTTCGAGAACTAGGAGATTGTATTCCAGTCTCCAAATTCCACTTTgaattttcagcatttaaatgGACTTGGTAATATCTgctattgcttttttgtttcttgcaggTATGTTCGAGCAGAAGTACTTGCTGGTTTTGTAAATGGTTTATTCCTCATCTTTACagcattcttcattttttctgaaggtGTTGAGGTATGTTATGAAGTCAATTGCACTATCACTTGCCACATTTCTATTTGTAGAGCATATTTAATGGGGATCAAATTATTGAAATTGGTTGTTTATGTTCATAAGTGGTTAAAAATCCGTGATTTGAACAGAGAATAGGGTCATCTGAAATTGCTGGTTTGTGACACAGAAACCCAGCTTTTTCAGTGTATCTGTACTAGCTGCTTAAACCGTGTATTTTGATTGTGTGTAAAGATTCTGTAAGAATTACCCTGCCCTTTTTTCAACCAGTTAATTATGTTGTAGAAAGATCTTTACTTCTcacttttaaagaataaatgagGCCAAGAAAGAAAGGCCAAAACTAGTCATTCAGAGGAGAGAAGTTAGTCATAAGAAATGGAAATCCAACTTCTTCACAGAATGTACTAAATCATTAAAGAAAGGGCATTAGCTTCCAAATCTTGAAGTCTGATATAAATGGCAAGTAATAATAGCTTTAATATTTACAAGAGTACTTTTCTcgatttttttaattttttttttttacaagattgTTTAGGTGATAATTTCAAGATTAAAATTTAGACATCAAGGGTGTCTGCACTGAAGTGAGGTAGCATTAAGAGTAAAATTGATAACTGATTCTGAGCAGcttgcattttactttttgatGGGAGGTGCACTATAAAGTTATTTAGACTTGTAGTTCAGAATACATTctagtgggattttttttttaattaatagagAACTGGTAAGAGCTTTCAGGAACGTATCTTTTACATAGATAAGCCTGTAAGTACTTCAAAGTCGGTACAAACCAGGCTGAAATTGCCTAAAAGCTTGGGAAAACACTCGAAATCtagaaacagcaacaaaacttactagaaaaaattaaaaactgctaCTGGAGGGGTCATGTGTAATGTTGAAACATCATTCTTTTCCTGCTGGTCTTAGCTCCCACGCTAAGCATTCCCCTTGCTCGTGATGGTgactcttttctctctgtcactTGACAATTTTACACCTACTGAAAGTTTCATTGTCTTGCTATTGCCTGTAACTTTCATCCCTGTGGACAGGTGGTGAATGTTTCTCTCCCTGTCAATAGTAATTTACACTCTTCAACACTTAGCTTCAGATGCAAATTGTGTTAGGCCTATAATGtcttgttgaaaaaaaaaaaaacttccaaaGAAAGTAGggtaaaaagaattaaaaaaaaaatcaatctagatctttgaagttttaaaaaatgccacAATTTGTTCTCAGTCTTCATTTCATTCCCCTTATACCATCAACCTTtctaagaagaaaggaagaaatggcatTCTAGACTCTTGGAAGTTGTTTGGATAAGTTGTGCAATCCCCACACTACATCAAACTTGAATGTTTTCATATGGTGTTGAGCCACATCCCACAGCATAATGAAATCTTATGATAAAAGTTAGCTAGACTATCAGAATATTCTACTATACTTTCAcaactttaataataaaacttcaACGCCAGACAGTAAGAATTAGTCTGTGTACCATCCCAAAACCTGAAAGTCCCAAGTAACTTctaattatgtttttatatatgtcAGTTTGAGAATGCTCAAAAACTCTGCATTTGCTTCTTGGTTTGTTGTTCtggggttttcttttgcttgtttgttgtggttttgtttttgctttgttttgttttttagagaGCACTTGAACCTCCTGATGTGCATCATGAGAGACTTCTTCCTGTTTCTATACTAGGATTCATTGTAAATCTTAtaggaatatttgtttttcaacatGGAGGTCATGGGCATTCACATGGCTCTGGTAGGATGTCTATAATTTTCAGTACTGTTTCCTTTCTTGGCACCCCGTGTTCCAGGACCTTATAATCCTCCAATGAAAACCCCagtattaaattttaatgtctttttagtGGCAATCCTAGCCAAATGTATATGTGGATTGTTGCAATATTGACTTTTATATTTCATCAGTAGCCTACCGTACTTCCCATGTTAATATCGATTAACTGGAAGACCTAGAACTCCAGTATCTGCTTTCTGGAACATGCACTCTTATACATCTTATTGGAAGAGATTTGTCGAGTGTCTTTTGGACACTACTTTAAGCTGGAGTTAAGTGAGGTCTTGGCTGGAAAATGTACAAAACAGTGTCTGAACCAAATTTTATGTATGGGATTATTCAGCTTCAGGTGCTTCTCGACGTAGTGTCTTTtgaatttaaatgcagaatttattagcctaaatatatatatggtaAACATCttggggtttgatttttttctgtaaagctaATATCTTTCAGCTTAACATATAAACTGTATAGTTTATAGTCTTTGGTCTTTAAGCAGCAATTCAAGCTTAGAATTTGTAATGTGGGAACAATAGCAAATTTCTGATTTCCtaaaacagctatttttaatgtgcttGTGTGTAGTTACGTGTACATTTTCCAAATTGTACTAAAAGTGTAGCACAACTTGTCTCAGAAGTGGGAATATATGAAAGTACTTGACTTCTCAATTCaggtatatattttatacagcTGCACAGCATAGATTTAGATGACAGAGAGCTTGTGTTAATTTTCTTATCTTATTTAAAGCCATACCTTAAGATGACCTAAAAGATGAATAGATTTTTGAGTAGCTTAGAAACAAAAGTAAGCATACTTTTATTCAACACAATTTATACTCTGATGGTGATATTTGTTTATAGGGCATGAACACAGCCATTCTCTATTTAATGGTGGTCTCAGCCATGGGCACAGTCATGGAGGTCATGGTCACAGCCATGAACATAAACAAGTCCATGGACACACTCATGATCATGGCCATAGCCATGGACACTCTCACGGTCAGGATTATTGTCATGGTAAGTACTTGGTTAATGTCATAGACCATCTGGACTCAATTTAAATTTGCTATTAATGatttactgggggggggggggggggagagagagagaggctgcTGGCAGCTTGTTGTGAGTATATATGGAAGTAGTTTTACTAATTGTGTGGTATGTTATGCCACCGCCATGTTTTGTGGCTCACTTTGGTAAATGCTGTTTCACTTGCAGTAAGTTCAGTGTTAGTTTTTAAAGGTTTTGCTTTACCTACATTTTTTGAATATTCACCATAATACTATGTGTTGGCAAAAGATAAAACAGATGTATGCTACAGCAATATAATGAAATTAGTTATCAAGTGCTTTGTTccaattttttattaaaatcaatagaCAAATTTAAGCTGCTTTGCTAGTGTTCTccatttatataattttacaGATTGAGATATTAGCAAAGATGAACAagcaattttactttttgtacTTAGAGCTTGATATGTCATACTTGGTTTGTGATCTCAAATACAAGATTTCCCCTGTCTTGTGTAGCTGTAATCTGTTTTAAAGGTGGTTATGAAAAAGATGCTTTGTATCTTAGCTATGCTTAAATCTTTTCCATAAAGGTCAACAATCTGTGAAGAGACATCCATGCAAGATGTGATCAGTAGCCCTCACTATGGGAAAAGAGAGAGTGTGGTTATTACCTATTTGAAACAATGCAAATGAAAGCCTTACTGGAATGCAGGGCTGTGTCAGTCCTTCCTGCCTAAGCCATAAACTAAAATCTGATGTGATACGTGCACATTCAGAGTGGGGAATAGTGTGGTAACTTGCAGACAGGAGGTGacaaaaagtataaaaatatttacttgtcACTTCCTTGCTATTTTTAGTAGAAAATTGGTGCTTGTTTTCCTGGGGCTTTGTTGGAAAGCAGGAGCTCCCCCTCGCCTCTTCCTTGCTCTCCCcttgccccccaccccagtggAACAGCAAATATAGCCATCTGTTTTGTGCAATTTGATATTCAAATCAACTTTTGCATAAATTGTTATATATCTTCACTAGAAGtcatttgctgtcttttaacaagtttttcttaaaatatctttctgatGTGTTCCACAGAGGCATTAATCTGCTTGGATGAGAGGATTTTTTGACTTAGTTCTACCTTCTCCAAGTCTTATTCTTGTTGGTTTACGTTAGGTGTAAATACTTGCTTAAGTGAGGTATTTCTTGTTAGCAAATTTATTTGACCTTACTCTTCTTGCTCGTGTGTATGGCTTGTATTCTTGAGTGCCTTATTTTGCTAAATACTAGAAAGGTCTTATTtctcagtttgttttcattaaaaaacaaaagttgaTCTTTCTAtgtaaacatatataaaatCTGTTGTGTAAAgtggtatttctttttaaaaaaaaatatgttttaagacTTTTAACTTAATTACTATGTTAAAAAACAATAGCTAGAGTAAAAGCTAGTCATTGTGAGCAGCTTGTCTGTTcaagaaatttcagaaaggaagactATAACAGAATATACCACTAGAGAGAGCCTTTGTGTAGGTTAATATACCAATAATTGTCTTCACAGGTGACCATTCTCTTGAAGGGATGGCTGGATCCAGCAAACAGATTTTACAAGGTATGATGAGAATAAATATAGTGGTTTATTAGTTTTATCATGGTCTGCCTGCTTGTGGCTGTTTGTCACACATCTGTTTTAGAGGGTGCCTCTGGGTAAATGCTACATTTTTCTTAGAGGAGCTATTTTATGAAGTCCTCTTCCACCTGTAAACAGAGCAGTGCCATACCCTGTGCATGGCTAGCTGTTGAGACATTCACTGAAGTCTAAATGTAATGCGGTGCCAACACAGTTCAAAAGGGAGATCCCAAAGGCTGGGATTTAGCTTCTGTTACTGATACTGAAAAGtcaaatagtaataataatctAGGAAAGAGTGGTTAAAAGCGGAAATCTAAGGAGCCTAATTGCAATGTATGCTCTGGAAAGTAAAAAACAGTATTATTAAGATAgaatgtgtttgaaaaatgcagACTCATGTAATTGTCAAAGGGTATCTGAGCTTAAAATGTGCCTTTCATCAAGCTATTACAGTTGGTTTAGACAAGATGTTAATTCACTCTAAATTGCTTGAAGGAGTATTGGAGTCCATGATCTCCTGAGTATTAGTGTAAATAAATTACTGATAATTTAGATGTCAGTTttgaggggggttttttttggtagtaaTTATTTGGCACACATAAATGTACATACTGTTTTCTCTTATTGGATGATTTTCTGGCTTGTTTGTAGTCcttgaaaatgaacattttcaaCTTCTTCAAGAATTTATAGCATGCCATATTACATATATGTATACTCAGTACTTCAGTAGGAGATACTCGAAAGTTAGTCTTTTCACGAAAGGCACATTTTAATTGAAGCATATTAAAAAGACTCAATTTTATagaattttgtttcaatttttcaaTACTGTGAGGGGTTGGCTCtggccagcaactaagcacccaGCAGCTGCTCACTTACTCCTGCAGTGGGACaaagaagagaattaaaagaGTAAAAGCAAGAAGTACTTttggattgagataaagacataagtgaagggaaaaaaagagaaagaaaaaaaaaaaaccaaccaagtGATGCAAACACAATCGCTCACCATCTCCACCAGCAGACCAATGCCCAGGAAGTCTCCGAGCAACAGCTATTTTGAAAAGACAACACCCTGTTTTTATGGCTGAGCATGGTGacgtatggtatggaatatccctctggtcgGTTCGCGttagctgtcctggctgtgtgcccTCCAAGCATCTTGCCCACCTCAGGCTAtttgctgtggggcagagcAAGAAATggaaggccttgatgctgtgcaagtgCTGTTtggcaatagctaaaacatcgGTCTGTTATCAACGCAGTTTTAGTCACAAGtctaaaccacagcactatacaggctgctgtgaagaaaattaaatctgtcccagccagacccagtacaaaTGTAGACTTGGAAAAATCACTAAAGAGCTGATTTATAGTCATGTGTTGTTTTTGTGAGGAGGGATTATTTGAGTCTGGAGAATTGTATTCAAAAAGCTGCTTCTGAATGATTGTTCTCGTCACTGCCAGCAGAGAGCTCCAAAGGCTAAATTTTAGCTAGCTGCGAAGTGcttgtttctttgtcttttaagGTAGTGTGTTATTCTTCAAAATAAGAGTGAAGTTGTTCATGTCTGCAGTATTGTTTAATTCTCAATATCATTTGTCTTGGATTTCTTTGCCAAATAACTTCTACAAGATATTGTCAATGAAACATTAACATCTTTAAATTCTTTACAGAGCTGTTTCTATTAACAGTCTTTCCATCTTATACAGTACTTATCATTGTAGGCATCAGGGAACATGAGTTTCTTTACTGTAATATGGGTAGCtatcaagtgaaaaaaatttagCTACATCTGTTAATCACTGCTTAAGTTGGTAGCCATGCCATGAAATACCCCTTACCACTAAGtgcagaaaataatataaattcttCAAATGCTCTATATTCTACAAATATGTTGAAATCCTGTGATCACTTTCTTTGATTGACCAAAAATTAACCACAAATTTAAGAAGCATAAGTCATGTTATCTAATTCTGGCAACAAGTTTTCCATATCTTGTCTTTGAAATACTCCATTAGCTTTAAGAATAGCAAGTTGTCATGATATCAATTAATCTCTTACAGGTGTATTTCTACACATAGTTGCAGACACACTCGGAAGTATTGGTGTAATCATATCTGCTATATTGATGCAGAACTATGGTCTAATGATAGCAGATCCTATTTGTTCAATGCTGATAGCACTACTTATAGGTGTAAGGTAAGCGCTGCTATGACTGATATTTGGTGGTATTTCTGATGCTAGTTACAGCACAAATTACAGCTCAGAAGCAAAGGTTTGTCTGTTATGCTAATAActtaaaacatttgcttttcttc is a window of Balearica regulorum gibbericeps isolate bBalReg1 chromosome 8, bBalReg1.pri, whole genome shotgun sequence DNA encoding:
- the SLC30A7 gene encoding zinc transporter 7 isoform X2, with the translated sequence MSTSRPGSTCSGRCRAGSGPSWRTRPPATSFSSSASISPSPLWSCSTASGVTGLISDSFHMFFDCTALLAGLAASVISKWRSNDAFSYGYVRAEVLAGFVNGLFLIFTAFFIFSEGVERALEPPDVHHERLLPVSILGFIVNLIGIFVFQHGGHGHSHGSGHEHSHSLFNGGLSHGHSHGGHGHSHEHKQVHGHTHDHGHSHGHSHGQDYCHGDHSLEGMAGSSKQILQGVFLHIVADTLGSIGVIISAILMQNYGLMIADPICSMLIALLIGVSIVPLLKESIGILMQRTPPSLENALPQCYQRVQQLQGVYSLHDPHFWTLCTDVYIGTLKLLVAPDADGRWILSQTHNIFTQAGVRQLYIQIDVAAM
- the SLC30A7 gene encoding zinc transporter 7 isoform X3, with the protein product MFFDCTALLAGLAASVISKWRSNDAFSYGYVRAEVLAGFVNGLFLIFTAFFIFSEGVERALEPPDVHHERLLPVSILGFIVNLIGIFVFQHGGHGHSHGSGHEHSHSLFNGGLSHGHSHGGHGHSHEHKQVHGHTHDHGHSHGHSHGQDYCHGDHSLEGMAGSSKQILQGVFLHIVADTLGSIGVIISAILMQNYGLMIADPICSMLIALLIGVSIVPLLKESIGILMQRTPPSLENALPQCYQRVQQLQGVYSLHDPHFWTLCTDVYIGTLKLLVAPDADGRWILSQTHNIFTQAGVRQLYIQIDVAAM